In the Streptomyces sp. cg36 genome, one interval contains:
- a CDS encoding SPOR domain-containing protein, protein MNDGGMVLAWQVIRQDDNGNRYRVGRYATRAEAQKIVDSLDDQGHRLYWVERVAQPAQ, encoded by the coding sequence ATGAACGACGGTGGCATGGTGCTTGCCTGGCAGGTCATACGTCAGGACGACAACGGCAACCGCTACCGCGTCGGCAGGTACGCCACCCGGGCCGAGGCACAGAAGATCGTCGACAGCCTCGACGACCAGGGGCACCGGCTCTACTGGGTGGAGCGCGTCGCACAGCCGGCGCAGTAG
- a CDS encoding GntR family transcriptional regulator, whose product MTFGEQPAYLRVASDLRQKIVSGSLPPHTRLPSQARIREEYGVSDTVALEARKVLMAEGLVEGRSGSGTYVKERPVPRRVARSGFRPARGASPFRQEQAEDGTRGTWESSSEQDEASAEIAKRLGIHPGDRVMRTRYVYRDSGEQMMLSTSWEPLEVTGRTPVMLPEEGPLGGCGVVERMAAIDVVVDNVVEEVGARPGLAEELLALGGVPGHVVLVIERTYYASGRAVETADVVVPADRYRIAYHLPVK is encoded by the coding sequence GTGACTTTCGGTGAGCAGCCGGCTTATCTGCGCGTAGCCAGCGATCTCCGGCAGAAGATCGTCAGTGGCTCACTGCCGCCGCACACCCGCCTCCCCTCCCAGGCCCGCATCCGCGAGGAGTACGGGGTGTCGGACACCGTCGCCCTGGAGGCCCGCAAGGTCCTGATGGCCGAGGGGCTGGTCGAGGGCCGCTCGGGTTCGGGCACGTACGTGAAGGAGCGGCCGGTGCCGCGCCGGGTGGCCCGCTCCGGGTTCCGGCCGGCCAGGGGTGCCAGCCCGTTCCGCCAGGAGCAGGCCGAGGACGGCACCCGGGGCACCTGGGAGTCGAGCAGCGAGCAGGACGAGGCGTCCGCCGAGATCGCCAAGCGGCTCGGCATCCACCCCGGCGACCGCGTGATGCGCACCCGGTACGTGTACCGGGACTCGGGCGAGCAGATGATGCTCTCCACCTCCTGGGAGCCCCTGGAAGTCACCGGGCGCACGCCCGTGATGCTGCCGGAGGAAGGGCCGCTCGGGGGATGCGGGGTCGTCGAGCGGATGGCCGCCATCGACGTCGTCGTGGACAACGTGGTGGAGGAGGTCGGCGCCCGCCCCGGACTCGCCGAGGAGCTGCTGGCGCTGGGCGGGGTGCCGGGCCATGTGGTGCTCGTCATCGAGCGTACGTACTACGCGTCGGGGCGCGCGGTGGAGACGGCCGACGTCGTGGTTCCCGCCGACCGCTATCGGATCGCCTACCACCTGCCGGTGAAGTAG
- a CDS encoding threonine synthase has protein sequence MTRANRPHADRPPTESPGPQGLDRPGAPGTPGAPDSHPSYRCPLDGTRVPVEADAPWCCPVCRGPWDLDFTAGAVRASALAGRVGSLWRYAEALPLAGPPPVTLGEGRTPLVPLTDTVTAKLDFLMPTLSFKDRGAVLLAELARRLAPERVVADSSGNAGTSVAAYLARAQLPCTVYVPESTSPKKVEQIAAHGARVERVPGDREATARAARRAADTPGTFYASHVFNPYFLHGTKTYVYELWEELGGRLPEAIVVPVGNGTLLLGAALATAELYAHGLIPERPALVAVQAEAVSPLARAFRAGAEDAAEVPAAETLAEGIAITAPPRARQILRAVRESGGTFLTVNEDQIRAAQLDLAGRGLFVESTAAACWAAVTATPPPLTDRSTVVPLCGAGLKTGVAAGV, from the coding sequence ATGACACGTGCGAACAGGCCGCATGCGGACAGGCCGCCGACGGAGAGCCCGGGTCCACAGGGCCTCGACCGCCCCGGCGCCCCCGGAACCCCGGGCGCCCCGGACTCCCACCCCTCCTACCGCTGCCCGCTGGACGGCACCCGGGTGCCCGTCGAGGCGGACGCGCCCTGGTGCTGCCCCGTCTGCCGGGGCCCCTGGGACCTGGACTTCACGGCCGGGGCGGTCCGGGCGTCGGCGCTCGCCGGACGGGTCGGCTCGCTCTGGCGCTACGCGGAGGCGCTGCCGCTCGCCGGGCCGCCGCCCGTCACCCTGGGCGAGGGCCGCACCCCGCTGGTGCCGCTCACCGACACCGTCACGGCCAAGCTGGACTTCCTGATGCCGACGCTGTCGTTCAAGGACCGGGGCGCGGTGCTGCTCGCCGAGCTGGCCCGGCGGCTGGCGCCCGAGCGGGTGGTCGCGGACAGCAGCGGCAACGCGGGCACCTCCGTGGCCGCCTACCTCGCCCGGGCCCAGCTGCCCTGCACGGTGTACGTGCCGGAGTCGACCTCGCCGAAGAAGGTCGAGCAGATCGCGGCGCACGGGGCCCGGGTCGAGCGGGTCCCCGGCGACCGCGAGGCCACGGCACGGGCGGCCCGGCGGGCGGCGGACACCCCGGGCACGTTCTACGCCTCGCACGTCTTCAACCCGTACTTCCTGCACGGCACCAAGACGTACGTGTACGAACTGTGGGAGGAGCTGGGCGGGCGGCTGCCCGAGGCGATCGTGGTGCCGGTCGGCAACGGCACCCTGCTGCTCGGCGCCGCGCTGGCCACGGCCGAGCTGTACGCCCACGGCCTGATCCCCGAGCGCCCCGCCCTGGTAGCGGTGCAGGCGGAGGCGGTGTCACCGCTGGCGCGGGCGTTCCGGGCGGGGGCGGAGGACGCGGCGGAGGTGCCCGCGGCCGAGACGCTGGCGGAGGGGATCGCGATCACCGCGCCGCCCCGGGCGCGCCAGATCCTGCGTGCGGTACGGGAGTCGGGCGGCACGTTCCTGACGGTGAACGAGGACCAGATCCGCGCGGCCCAGCTGGACCTCGCCGGACGCGGCCTGTTCGTCGAGTCGACGGCGGCGGCCTGCTGGGCAGCGGTCACCGCCACCCCACCACCCCTGACCGACCGCAGCACGGTGGTACCGCTGTGCGGGGCGGGGCTGAAGACGGGGGTGGCGGCGGGGGTGTAG
- a CDS encoding DUF4190 domain-containing protein translates to MDIPPPPAPEPPPGQGHGPGWPPPYPVPQQPWYPYPQPFQEPAKTSGLAIASLVTGIVCCVPPLGLVLGGFALAQIRKKGLRGKGMAITGVVLSSIATVLALVLAVSGGFGAFWDGFREGIDDAKSRRSTMDLRKGDCFVVPGGELEREVVKVNVVPCAEPHDGEVSGSFKLDGSAFPGEQRMTALADQKCWAVEQEYAMDSWALPVEAESYYYTPSQQSWKVGDHSVTCAFATTSGKLKGSVRNDARRLDPDQMTYLRAANAYDRVLAAGPDQDRVEDDLDGFKKWAGQVSEVLTQEGTRLRGRSWPSTAQDPVDARLKEVDLAQKEWAKAAVAADADAFYLHSGAADRALRQATEVAARAALHLATTPPATDSGGSSSGGADGGSSGGTDSEETDGGSGSGTEV, encoded by the coding sequence GTGGACATACCGCCGCCGCCCGCGCCCGAGCCGCCGCCGGGCCAGGGCCACGGTCCCGGCTGGCCGCCCCCGTACCCGGTGCCGCAGCAGCCCTGGTACCCGTATCCGCAGCCGTTCCAGGAGCCCGCCAAGACCAGTGGTCTGGCGATCGCCTCGCTGGTCACGGGGATCGTCTGCTGTGTGCCGCCACTCGGTCTGGTGCTGGGCGGCTTCGCCCTCGCGCAGATCCGCAAGAAGGGGCTGCGCGGCAAGGGCATGGCGATCACGGGTGTGGTGCTCTCCTCGATCGCCACGGTCCTGGCGCTCGTCCTGGCGGTCAGCGGCGGGTTCGGAGCGTTCTGGGACGGGTTCCGCGAGGGCATCGACGACGCCAAGAGCCGGCGCAGCACCATGGACCTGCGCAAGGGCGACTGCTTCGTGGTCCCCGGCGGCGAGCTGGAGCGCGAGGTCGTCAAGGTGAACGTCGTCCCCTGCGCCGAACCGCACGACGGCGAGGTCTCCGGCTCCTTCAAGCTGGACGGCTCCGCGTTCCCCGGCGAACAGCGGATGACCGCGCTCGCGGACCAGAAGTGCTGGGCCGTCGAGCAGGAGTACGCGATGGACAGCTGGGCCCTGCCGGTGGAGGCCGAGTCGTACTACTACACGCCGAGCCAGCAGAGCTGGAAGGTCGGCGACCACTCGGTGACCTGCGCGTTCGCCACGACGAGCGGCAAGCTGAAGGGGTCCGTGCGCAATGACGCCCGCCGGCTCGACCCCGACCAGATGACCTATCTGCGCGCCGCCAACGCCTACGACCGGGTGCTCGCGGCCGGGCCCGACCAGGACCGCGTCGAGGACGATCTGGACGGGTTCAAGAAGTGGGCCGGGCAGGTGTCCGAGGTGCTGACGCAGGAGGGCACCCGGCTGCGCGGACGCAGCTGGCCCAGCACCGCACAGGACCCGGTGGACGCCCGCCTCAAGGAGGTCGACCTGGCGCAGAAGGAGTGGGCGAAGGCCGCGGTGGCCGCCGACGCGGACGCCTTCTACCTGCACTCGGGCGCGGCGGACCGCGCCCTGCGCCAGGCCACGGAGGTCGCGGCCCGGGCCGCCCTGCACCTGGCGACCACCCCGCCCGCCACCGACTCCGGCGGCAGCAGCAGCGGTGGCGCCGACGGCGGGTCGTCGGGCGGCACCGACAGCGAGGAAACCGACGGCGGCAGCGGAAGCGGTACGGAGGTCTGA
- a CDS encoding carbon-nitrogen hydrolase family protein translates to MIEYGIPSQPLRIAAAQAHVVAGDVTANAATAARLVRAAGAGGAQVVVLAEKFLSGYEPELIRADPERCAVNGLADPRLAPVVAACRESGVVAIVGAAVHDGGELYVSALVIDGSGVRARYDKQTLFKAERDVYRPGSTGLTLEVGEWRLGLGVCYDSGFPEHARAAALDGCHAYVVGALFGVGGGHHESRVWFPARAFDNTVYAVLANHIGTTGGWETCGNSAVWGPDGRIVAEAGPHDEEIVHAELSPDALRTLREAEPMLRDLREMREMRGVRGVGAAEDAGESGGAAGSRDPWAGPRHLVRVDLPVPHAPAG, encoded by the coding sequence GTGATCGAATACGGGATTCCCTCTCAGCCCTTGCGGATAGCCGCCGCCCAGGCCCACGTCGTCGCCGGTGATGTCACCGCCAACGCCGCCACCGCCGCCCGTCTGGTGCGGGCCGCCGGAGCGGGTGGTGCGCAAGTCGTCGTCCTCGCCGAGAAGTTCCTGAGCGGGTACGAGCCCGAGCTCATCCGGGCCGACCCCGAGCGGTGCGCCGTGAACGGGCTCGCCGACCCCCGCCTCGCGCCCGTCGTGGCCGCCTGCCGGGAGAGCGGTGTGGTCGCGATCGTCGGCGCCGCCGTCCACGACGGCGGCGAACTGTACGTGTCCGCCCTCGTGATCGACGGCTCCGGCGTCCGTGCCCGCTACGACAAGCAGACACTGTTCAAGGCCGAGCGGGACGTGTACCGGCCGGGCTCCACCGGGCTCACCCTCGAAGTGGGGGAGTGGCGCCTCGGCCTCGGCGTCTGTTACGACTCCGGCTTCCCCGAGCACGCGCGCGCCGCGGCGCTCGACGGATGCCACGCGTACGTCGTGGGGGCGCTGTTCGGCGTCGGGGGCGGCCACCACGAGTCACGCGTCTGGTTCCCCGCGCGCGCCTTCGACAACACGGTGTACGCGGTGCTCGCCAACCACATTGGTACGACCGGCGGTTGGGAGACCTGCGGCAACAGCGCCGTGTGGGGCCCCGACGGCCGCATCGTGGCCGAGGCGGGCCCCCACGACGAGGAGATCGTCCACGCCGAACTCTCCCCGGACGCCCTCCGCACCCTCCGCGAAGCCGAGCCCATGCTGCGGGACCTGCGAGAGATGCGGGAGATGAGAGGGGTGAGGGGGGTGGGAGCGGCGGAGGATGCCGGGGAGTCCGGCGGCGCGGCTGGCTCGCGCGATCCATGGGCCGGGCCGCGCCACCTCGTACGCGTCGACCTGCCCGTCCCGCACGCCCCGGCCGGCTGA
- a CDS encoding ATP-binding protein, producing MSGVIDTSGGCAEWTFPAEANAVRTARHAVRDTLRGWALDPAVSDVAVLLVSELVTNSLRYASGPIGVRMVRPDPGALLVEVSDPLPQEPVERDAGPDDEGGRGLQLVACSARRWGTRRGRTGKTVWFELALPG from the coding sequence GTGAGCGGCGTGATCGACACCTCTGGCGGCTGTGCCGAGTGGACCTTCCCGGCAGAGGCCAACGCCGTACGCACCGCGCGGCACGCCGTCAGGGACACCCTGCGCGGCTGGGCACTGGACCCGGCCGTCAGCGATGTGGCGGTGCTCCTGGTCAGTGAGCTCGTGACCAATTCCCTGCGGTACGCCTCGGGGCCGATCGGGGTCCGGATGGTCCGCCCGGACCCCGGCGCCCTGCTGGTGGAGGTCTCCGACCCGCTGCCCCAGGAACCGGTGGAACGGGACGCCGGACCGGACGACGAGGGCGGCCGGGGACTCCAGTTGGTGGCTTGTTCTGCTCGGCGCTGGGGGACCCGGCGCGGCAGGACGGGCAAGACCGTGTGGTTCGAGCTGGCCCTGCCTGGTTAG
- a CDS encoding type II toxin-antitoxin system Phd/YefM family antitoxin → MTQPLPIESIRDVRAHLAEVVERADRDDVPTVITRRGKEVAAVVSIEVLRKYQEWEEREINRIIDERMANPAPGIPIEDIMRETLARGE, encoded by the coding sequence ATGACGCAGCCTCTCCCCATAGAGTCCATCCGAGACGTGCGTGCCCACCTCGCCGAGGTGGTGGAGCGCGCCGATCGCGACGACGTACCCACGGTGATCACGCGCCGGGGCAAGGAGGTCGCCGCCGTCGTCTCCATCGAAGTCCTGCGCAAGTACCAGGAGTGGGAGGAGCGCGAAATCAATCGGATCATCGACGAGCGCATGGCCAACCCGGCGCCCGGCATCCCGATCGAGGACATCATGAGGGAGACGCTGGCGCGCGGTGAGTGA
- a CDS encoding SpoIIE family protein phosphatase, with protein sequence MWQSSPPGSIYDYIRVASFSIGPDGLIEQWSLRAEEQFGLTAREVVGTDPVDAFMPPELRSQGHRRVAEILDGREWTGLVPFRMPEQEGRHGLAELYVMPSETATGERGALCIVVDVRALRGIETDLAASQAIFGQSPFGFLLFGTDLTVLRANRRFATVFGGEPAEHRGRTVHDYLAGGEADRMAAALQRVLDTGEAVTDFQLVGSAPGDPARRHWSINLYRVHSGTGRPIGVASLGIDVTRRHNAAREAADARRNLALLNEAGSRIGNSLDLETTARELLDVAVPGFCDLASVDLYQALLAGDDAIQNRADGSAELRRVAFASAVADAPLTLTGATAPAASVSVGDVHRYPFHSPCADALRTGRSRAVPGDEGSLVHTTLAVPMVAHDTVVGLVQFSRAKGSEPFGERDRALATELASRAAVCIDNARLYRREHERALILQRSLLPPGDPEAAGLDIACRYLPGNAATEVGGDWFDVIELPGHRTALVVGDVMGRGLRAAVAMGELRTAVRTLAMLDLEPAEVLSHLDEIARGLGDPGGPDRAAGHVRRGRPGSRAAHKSREADLSEVYLATCVYAVYDPVTRRCSIANAGHLPPVLVEPGEPALFLDVPPGLPLGVGGEPFEEIEVDLPEGALLALYTDGLVESRDHPLEEGLRAFRKAISDPVAELEDVCDQVLNTLDTRHGEDDIALLMARIQGLPTDAVGDWRLPRSPRSVGRARELARAQLVAWDLEDLVDTTELLVSELVTNALRYGEGEVRLRLLRDRTLVCEVWDAGLVQPRRRRARDTDEGGRGLQLVGLLSAGWGSRRTPRGKTVWFELALPDGQSTPVAELTEEQLLSMF encoded by the coding sequence GTGTGGCAGAGCAGCCCGCCTGGCTCGATCTATGACTACATCAGGGTCGCCTCGTTCTCGATCGGGCCCGACGGGCTGATCGAGCAGTGGAGCCTGCGGGCCGAGGAGCAGTTCGGGCTGACCGCCCGCGAAGTCGTGGGAACCGACCCGGTCGACGCCTTCATGCCCCCTGAGCTGCGCTCCCAAGGTCACCGACGGGTCGCCGAGATCCTGGACGGGCGGGAGTGGACCGGCCTCGTACCGTTCCGCATGCCCGAGCAGGAGGGGCGGCACGGGCTCGCCGAGCTGTATGTGATGCCGAGCGAGACGGCGACCGGGGAGCGCGGTGCGCTCTGTATCGTCGTCGATGTCCGGGCACTGCGCGGCATAGAGACCGACCTGGCCGCCTCGCAGGCGATTTTCGGTCAATCTCCCTTCGGGTTCCTGCTGTTCGGCACCGACCTCACGGTCCTGCGCGCCAACCGGCGGTTCGCCACCGTCTTCGGCGGGGAACCGGCTGAGCACCGGGGCCGCACCGTCCACGACTACCTCGCGGGCGGCGAGGCCGACCGGATGGCCGCCGCCCTCCAGCGCGTCCTCGACACCGGCGAGGCCGTCACCGACTTCCAGCTCGTCGGCAGCGCGCCGGGCGACCCCGCCCGCAGGCACTGGTCGATCAACCTCTACCGGGTGCACAGCGGCACCGGACGGCCGATCGGCGTCGCCAGCCTCGGCATCGATGTGACCCGCCGTCACAACGCGGCCCGCGAGGCCGCCGATGCCCGCCGCAACCTCGCCCTCCTCAACGAGGCCGGCAGCCGGATCGGCAACTCCCTCGACCTGGAGACCACCGCCCGCGAACTCCTCGACGTCGCGGTCCCCGGCTTCTGCGACCTCGCCTCCGTCGACCTCTACCAGGCGCTGCTCGCGGGCGACGACGCCATCCAGAACCGCGCCGACGGCAGCGCCGAGCTCCGCCGCGTCGCCTTCGCCAGCGCCGTCGCGGACGCGCCGCTCACCCTCACCGGGGCCACCGCCCCGGCCGCGTCCGTCTCGGTGGGGGACGTGCACCGCTACCCCTTCCACTCGCCCTGCGCCGACGCCCTGCGCACCGGCCGCTCACGCGCCGTACCGGGCGACGAGGGCAGCCTGGTGCACACCACGCTCGCCGTCCCGATGGTGGCCCACGACACCGTCGTCGGCCTGGTCCAGTTCTCCCGCGCCAAGGGCAGCGAACCCTTCGGCGAGCGCGACCGCGCCCTCGCCACCGAACTCGCCTCCCGCGCCGCCGTCTGCATCGACAACGCCCGCCTGTACCGGAGGGAGCACGAACGCGCGCTGATACTGCAGCGCTCCCTGCTCCCGCCCGGCGACCCCGAGGCCGCCGGGCTGGACATCGCCTGCCGCTATCTGCCGGGCAACGCCGCCACCGAGGTCGGCGGCGACTGGTTCGACGTGATCGAACTCCCCGGCCACCGCACCGCCCTGGTCGTCGGCGACGTGATGGGCCGGGGCCTGCGCGCCGCCGTCGCCATGGGCGAGCTGCGCACCGCCGTACGGACCCTGGCCATGCTCGACCTGGAGCCCGCCGAGGTGCTCTCGCACCTGGACGAGATCGCCCGTGGCCTCGGCGACCCCGGCGGCCCCGACCGCGCGGCGGGCCACGTCCGGCGTGGCCGCCCCGGCTCCCGCGCCGCCCACAAGTCCCGCGAGGCCGACCTCTCCGAGGTCTACCTGGCGACCTGTGTGTACGCCGTGTACGACCCGGTGACGCGGCGCTGCTCCATCGCCAACGCCGGCCATCTGCCCCCCGTCCTGGTCGAGCCCGGTGAACCCGCGCTGTTCCTGGACGTGCCGCCCGGCCTGCCGCTGGGCGTCGGCGGCGAGCCGTTCGAGGAGATCGAGGTCGACCTCCCCGAGGGCGCCCTGCTCGCCCTCTACACGGACGGCCTCGTCGAGTCCCGCGACCATCCCCTGGAGGAGGGGCTGCGGGCCTTCCGCAAGGCCATCAGCGACCCGGTGGCCGAGCTGGAGGACGTCTGCGACCAGGTCCTGAACACCCTGGACACCCGCCACGGCGAGGACGACATCGCCCTGCTCATGGCCCGCATCCAGGGCCTGCCCACGGACGCCGTCGGCGACTGGCGGCTGCCCCGCTCACCGCGCTCGGTCGGCCGCGCCCGCGAGCTCGCCCGGGCCCAGCTGGTGGCCTGGGACCTGGAAGACCTGGTGGACACCACCGAACTGCTGGTCAGCGAGCTCGTCACCAACGCCCTGCGGTACGGCGAGGGCGAGGTGCGGCTGCGGCTGCTGCGCGACCGCACGCTGGTGTGCGAGGTGTGGGACGCGGGTCTGGTCCAGCCCAGACGGCGGCGGGCCAGGGACACGGACGAGGGCGGCCGTGGGCTGCAGCTGGTCGGTCTGCTGAGCGCCGGGTGGGGTTCGCGCCGGACGCCGCGCGGCAAGACGGTCTGGTTCGAACTCGCCCTCCCCGACGGCCAGTCCACCCCCGTCGCCGAACTGACGGAGGAGCAACTCCTGAGCATGTTCTGA
- a CDS encoding (deoxy)nucleoside triphosphate pyrophosphohydrolase, with product MDDRVVVAGAVYDRGRLLAARRSAPPELAGRWELPGGKVEPGERPRDALVRELREELGVETEPLARIAGEWPLKPGYVLWVWTARLLSGEPRPLEDHDALRWLAPDEVDQVDWLPQDRPAVAEAARILAADTLTAGGTDSAR from the coding sequence ATGGACGATCGCGTGGTGGTGGCCGGAGCCGTCTACGACCGGGGCAGGCTGCTGGCCGCACGCCGCAGCGCCCCGCCGGAGCTGGCCGGGCGCTGGGAACTGCCCGGCGGCAAGGTCGAGCCGGGCGAGCGGCCCCGGGACGCGCTGGTGCGCGAGCTGCGCGAGGAACTGGGCGTGGAGACCGAACCGCTCGCGCGCATCGCGGGGGAGTGGCCGCTCAAGCCGGGGTACGTGCTGTGGGTGTGGACCGCCCGGCTGCTCTCCGGCGAACCCCGCCCCCTGGAGGACCACGACGCCCTGCGCTGGCTCGCACCGGACGAGGTGGACCAGGTCGACTGGCTCCCCCAGGACCGTCCGGCGGTCGCGGAGGCGGCCCGCATCCTGGCCGCCGACACCCTGACGGCGGGCGGCACCGACAGCGCTCGCTGA